CCCGCCCGGGGCTCGATCCGCGCCGCCACGCCGCCCCTTCCCGGAGGGCTGCGGCTGGAACTCGTCGACCCGGGCGATGAACCGGAGAGCCCGCAGCCGGGCGACCCGCGGCCCGGGAGCCAGGAGAACCCGGCTCCGCTCGCCCCCCTCCCGGAGAGGCCGGAGATCCCCGTGCCCGGCGAAGGCGTGTACGAGGAACTGCCGGGAGCCATCGGCGATCCGGCCCTGACCACGTCGCTCACGCCCGAGTCGGCGGCCGCCTCCGCCGTCAACGCGGACCTCGCGCCCCTCGGCTCCGACGCGATCCTCCCGCTGAGCAAGGCGGAGACGGGGGCGGAGGCCGCGGCGTACGGGGTCGCCAAGCCGTACATCGGGCCCCGCCCCGGTATCGTCACGCGCAAGGGCTGGGGTGCCGACGAGGCCCTGCGCGAGAAGCAGTTCGTCTACACGAAGACGGTCCAGGCCGCCTTCGTCCACCACACCGCCACGGGCAACCGGTTCACCTGCCGGCAGTCCGGCTCCGTCCTCCGCAGTATCTACCGCTACCACGTGGAGAGCAGCGGCTGGCGCGACATCGGCTACAACTTCGCCGTCGACAAGTGCGGAAACATCTACGAAGGCAGGGCGGGAGGCGTGGCCAAACCGGTCCTCGGCGCGCACACACGCGGTTTCAACACCAACAGCATGGGCATCGCCGTGCTCGGAACGTACAGTTCGACCACTCCGCCCAAGGCAGCGGTGGACGCCATCGCCAAACTCGCCGCATGGAAGCTCGGGCTCTTCGGGGCCAACCCGAAGGCCACGACATTTCTGACGTCGGGTGGCGGCAACAGATACGCGAAGGGCACAAAGGCCAGGCTCCACGTCATCTCCGGGCACCGGGACGGATTCGCCACGGACTGCCCGGGCGCGCGCCTCTACGGCCAACTCGGCACGGCCCGCGCGGTCGCGGCCAGACTCCAGGGCCGCTGAGGACCCACCCGCCGTCATCCGGCGCATCCGCCGGACCGGTTGGTCCGGCGGTGCCGCATACGTACGTACGCACAGGCTGCATACACTGGCCGGTCACACGCGCGAATCGCCCGGCCCCAGAAGGAAGCAGAGAAGGCATTGACCAAGGCCCAAGAAGCGATCCTCCTGGTCGGCGGCAAAGGCACACGGCTCCGCCCGCTCACCGTGAACACGCCGAAGCCCATGGTTCCGGCGGCGGGGGTGCCGTTCCTCACGCACCAGCTGGCGCGGGCGCGCGCCGCGGGCGTCGAGCACATCGTGCTGG
The genomic region above belongs to Streptomyces marianii and contains:
- a CDS encoding peptidoglycan recognition protein family protein, with protein sequence MRAYLASSVGVACTAALALPALTPVASAAPRVPDLPGSTQSLPLGPLPGYERSAGGAVAQGLPQRETRPFSLVGVVWEDPDSELHGSVQVRTRAIGSGAWSEWQDVETHDFEHAPDPGSEERAEGTVRGATAPLWVGDSDAVAVRVRPEPARGSIRAATPPLPGGLRLELVDPGDEPESPQPGDPRPGSQENPAPLAPLPERPEIPVPGEGVYEELPGAIGDPALTTSLTPESAAASAVNADLAPLGSDAILPLSKAETGAEAAAYGVAKPYIGPRPGIVTRKGWGADEALREKQFVYTKTVQAAFVHHTATGNRFTCRQSGSVLRSIYRYHVESSGWRDIGYNFAVDKCGNIYEGRAGGVAKPVLGAHTRGFNTNSMGIAVLGTYSSTTPPKAAVDAIAKLAAWKLGLFGANPKATTFLTSGGGNRYAKGTKARLHVISGHRDGFATDCPGARLYGQLGTARAVAARLQGR